The genomic segment GCGGGGGTATGAGGATGAAGGCGACGGGCTGATCGAAATTGGCGATAGCTATCAGGGCGGCGGCTTGCCCGATGGCGGCATTGTCACCACCGCCGAGGATATGGCGCTCTTTATGAAGGCGTTGTTCGTTGATGGCACGCTGCTGGATGCCGGACTTGCCACGCTCATGACGACTCCCGTTACCGAAGGGGAGGATGGCGAACAGGTTGGCTACCATATCTTCATCAGCCAGACCGATCACGGGCTGCGCTATGAACACGATGGGTCACTCCCCGGTTACTTGGCGGTGCAGATGCAGTACCCTAAGTCAGGGGTGATCCTTGCCATGTGGACGAACAGCGGCGGCGAAACGGCTGAAACCGTTTTCTTTGACGATCTCCAAGCGGCGGTGATCGCTCTTGTCCACGAGGGGGCTGATTGACCCCATTCATTCTCTTTTGATCTACAATCATATCCTCAAAGGGGCAGCAACCTACACAAAGGCAATTCTTTCATGAGCGATTTGATTGGGGCGACCATAGGGAATTATGAGATCACCGGTGTGATTGGGGCGGGCGGCATGGCAACGGTCTACAGCGCCCGCCAAAAGAACATCCGCCGCGATGTCGCCGTGAAGGTCGTCAAAAGCGGCGTTGGCGATGCGGCGATCATGCTCCAGCGCTTTGAGCGCGAGGTGAACACCGTCGGAGCGCTGACCCACCCCAATATTTTAAAAGTGTTCGATTATGGCGAGGTGCAGGGGGTCATTTACCTCGTCATGGAGTGGCAAAAGGGAGGCAGCCTCGCCGCCCTGATCAAAGCCCAAACACGCCTCGATTTTCCCCTGATCAACCGTCTGTTCAGCCAGATTGCCGATGCGCTCGATTATGCCCACGAACGGGGTATTGTTCACCGCGATTTGAAGCCCCAAAACATCCTCATCGATGAGCGGGGAAACGCCATTCTGACCGATTTTGGCATAGCCAAAGTGAGCGCCGAGATGATGTCGCTGACCCAGACAGGGACAGCGATGGGAACACCGGCGTACATGTCTCCCGAACAGTGGCGTGGCGAAACACTCGATGCTCGCTCCGATGTGTACGCACTAGGCATTGTCCTCTACGAGATGATCACGGGCAGCGTTCCCTTCACGGCGGATACCCCCTACGCGATGATGCATATGCACGTGTTTAACCCGCCGCCTAGCCCACGCTTGCTGCGCCCAGACGTACCCAAAGACGTTGATCCCGTGCTGCAAATGGCACTTGCCAAAGAGCGTGATGGGCGCTTCAACACAGCAGGGGAGATGGCGGAAGCGCTCTCGGCGGCGTTTAATGGAAGATCGGTTGGAGGAGCAGCCCGATCCGCACCCCATGCAGCGGAGGCAACGGCGGTAGGAATCAGCGGCGATCTGACGAACCCGCTGCCGATCACAGCGGGGGAAGGCTATAGCGGAAGTTCAATCGGGATGCCCGCACCCACCACCGCCCTTCCCGGTGACGATCCTCCCCAACGGCGCTCTCCGGTGGCATTTTTGGCTGGAATCGCTGTTCTCATTGTGGCGGTGGTGGGCGTCGTCGCCCTCAGCGGGCGGGGCGGAGCGCCCGTCGTGGAAACCGCCACACTCCCCCCCACCGAACCGCCGACACGGGCTGTCCTTCAGGCGACACAGAATCCCTTCCTTACGCCTAGCCTTCTTGCAGCGGCAGGGGCGACAGAGACCTTACCTCCAACGGCGACAGAGAAGGCGACAAATACAGCCCTCCCAACAAACACGGTCACCTCGCGCCCAACAAATACAAACACGGCACGTCCTACGAACACCGTTACCCCACCGCCCACCAAGACAAACACGCTGCGTCCGACGAATACTCCCTCTCCCACCAACCGACCACCCACCAATACCAAGCCGCCCACATCCACCCCAACACGGACGCCACAGCGGGTTGCGGCGGCGGTTCCGATTTTGGCGGAAACAGGGGCGCTGCGCCTGACCGATCACGGCTTTGATAATCTGAGCGCGGTTGTAAACGCTTGGAATATCGGTGGCGATTACAAACTTGCCTTCAAGGATGGCGTCATGGCGATGAGCCTGCGTGATCCTCTTGGCGCGGCGGCAATACACGGGGCTGGAACGGGAATAAAGGACGGGCAAGGAGCGCTGTTTTTATTCTCCTACAGCACACCCATTGGGCTGCGCAACCTGTATATTGAGATGGGACAGTATCCGACAACAAGCTATCATGGCTGGAACTTCATCAGCGACAACTCAAATCGATGGGCGGCAACCTACTGCATCGGTCTAGGGGAAACCACCGACTGCACGAATGAATTCGCTTCGGTGACCTTAAAACCGAACACGTGGTATTACCTGTTCTTCCGCTTGGGGACGACGGGACGTGTCTTTATCTATGTGTGGGAAAAAGAAAACCCCTCCGCGTTTTTGTTGAATACGGGTGCCTACCCAAGAGGGTCAGGTTGGTCAGGAAAACTATGGCAGCCCACTGTCTACATGACGGGGGGGAACACAAACACGATCTTACTGGATACCTACGAATCCTATGCTCTTCCCGCTGGCTTCGCCATGCCCAGCCTGCCACCGGGAGCAAGGGTGAGCCAAGCGGCAACGAAAACACCCACCCCCGCCCCAACACGAACGCCGCGTCTGACGGCGACAGCCACACCCCTTTCGCCGTTCCATTCTTTGGGCGTAAAGATTACGACTCGTCAGGAATTCAACAGCTTCAGCGAAATCCTCGCCGGAAGGTGGTCCGTCACAGGGTTGAAGATCGATTTTGAGCAGGGCGTGGCAACACTCAAAAACAGGGTAGCAGCCGATTACGAATCGATTTACCGCTCAGAACCACCCCTGACGAGTGGGAAGGGGCTTTTAATGCGCTTTCAATCGCCCGACGGCAGCGGCGCGAAGTCCTTTTATCTCAGCAGCGGCGAATGGGCGAAACCCGGCTACCGCCGTCTGAATTTTACCGCAAATTGGAGCGAAAATACATGGTTTCCCTATCTGTGGGGATGGGATAGCGCGGGGAAGGAATTCACCCAAAACCCAGGCAGCAGCGTGACCCTGAACCCCAACCGCTGGTATTACCTGTTCATCGGCGTTCAGGGGGCGGGGCAATTCACACTGGCGGTCTGGGAATCAGGGGTGGCGCAGTATGCCTTGAAGATCGTCATACAGCCGACAACGAATGGTTGGGCGGGCAACGATTGGATACGTCTGATCGAACTGCATGATGGGGCAACGCTGAAGATTGATATGTATGAGGAATTCACCATGCCGACGGGGTTTGCCCTACCCGTCGTGCCGCCCAAAATGCCTTAGAGGGGGAGTATGTCCCAAGCCCCCTCTCCAAATGGAGAGGGGAACATGATAGCTGATAGCCGTCGTACTTCTTCCCCTTACGCAGTTGGGTTTGTTCACCCCGTATTCATCGAAAGGGGCAGTTTGAGGGGGTTTCCCCCTCAAAAAACAAAAAAGTGCATTCCCCCTCTCCCGCTTAGCGGGAGAGGGGGTTAGGGGGTGAAGGTCTGTGCGTAACGTCTACACCTATAATTCGGTGAAGAAGGTAGTCATATCCATTGTTCAATGCTTTTGTTGTTGGCTTGGATTGTCCATAGACGCTGCCTTCTTTTCCTTACCGGACAAGCCCTTTAGGGTGGGGTGGTTTACCCATAGCCCGATGGATTACCGTCGGGCGGGCGTGGGCGACCCAGGGGACGTCCCTACGGGGGGGATGGTGCGGGCGACCACACGGGGTCGCCCCTACGCTACGATGAATGGGCTGTTCCTGCCGAGGTGCATGGCGGGGATGATGGGCGAAAACTGGCGATTGCGGTAGATTGGATAGACTTTATCGCCCGTGTTGAGCCGGACTATTTCTAAGGATACCACCTCATTTGACCACCTTGCTTCTACGTCCCCGCCGCCGCCTGTTCGCTATCCTCGCCGCTGTCCTCTTTCTTGGCGGTGTCTTTGCCGTTTTCGATTTGCGCGGGCGGGGCGCCTTGTGGCGCTACCTGTACAGCCTCACCGGCGAAGTAGACCCCTTTCCACAACTTTACGCTTACCTTGCCTATCTCGGCAACGTCACCCGCCGCCTGCCGAACACCGCCGATGAGATCGCCACCAACTACCCCGTCGAAAACCCGTTGGGCGTGAACACCTTTCTTGAGCTTGAGCCGGAACTGGCAAAGCGCGAACGGCAGATGATCATGATTGCTGAGGCGGGAATCGGCTGGATGCGCCAAAAGTTCACCTGGCAAGACATTGAAATTCACGGGCGCGGCGACTTTATGGATCGTCGCAACGACATGAACGGCGACGGGACGCCCGATCCAGTAGACGCATGGCTAAAATACGACACAATTGTTGACCTTGCCAACGAATACGGGGTGAAGATCATCGCTCGCTTGGGGACGCCTCCGGCATGGAGTCAGCCAGAGGGCGTGAAGGGGACATTTGCCCCGCCGGAAGACCTTCAAGATTACGTCAATTACGCGGCAGCAGTGATCACCCGCTACAAAGGGCGTATTCGCCATGTGCAAGTTTGGAATGAGCCAAATTTGGAGATCGAATGGGGTGGGCAGCCGGTTAGCCCAGAGCGCTATACGGAGATGCTGTGCCGAACGTATCAGGCACTTAAAGCGATTGATCCAGAGATCGTCGTGATCACCGGAGCGTTAGCGCCAACGGTGGATATTAGCGGCTACAACCTGAACCCGAACATCTTCCTTCAGCGAATGTATGACGCCGGAGCAAAGCCCTGCTTTGATATTCTTGGCGGGCAAGGCTACGGCTTGTTCAGCGGACCCACCGATAGGCGCGTGCGCATCACCACAATCAACTTTAACTATCCGATGTGGCTGCGCGATGTGATGATTGCCAATGGCGATGGTGAGAAGCCCATCTGGATCGGGGAAATGGCGTGGAATCCCGTCCCCGATGCCGAAACTGCGCCGGATATGGTCGGGCGCTATGTCTATGGGCAGGTGACCGACGAGCAAGGGGCGCAGTATGTGGTTGATGCCTATCAGCGCGTTCGCGAGGAATGGAAATGGACGGGGGTGATTTGTTATTGGTATTTCAAACGCCCCGACGAAAGCGAGAAAAACCAGAGTTGGTATTACTTCCGCATGGTAGACCCCGATTTTACGCCGCGCCCAGTCTATGCGGCGGTGAAAGCCTACGCCGAGAAAATGGGCTACAAACGGCAGCCCTGATGGATAGGAAAGGTATAGGGGTTACGCCCTTGACCCTGGTTGCTTTGTACGTATCCAAAGGGACAGTCTGAGGGGGAAGCCCCCTCAAAAAGCGAAACCCCCCTCCTCCCAATGGGAGAAGGGGGCTAGGGGGATGAGGACTCCCACGAAAACGGGGAATCCGCACTACTGGTTATTATTGCCGTACCCTCACTGGTTGGGCTGCAACCAGCCTTCTTACAAGAAGGGCAAGCGTCGTTCGTTTACGCCTTAGATCATCATCGCCTAGCCCATCGGTAAGTATGTCGTGATAAGGGGGGCTGTCAACCACTAAGGGGTCAATCTCCTTGAAATATGCTGTAGATTGTGTTGATAGTGTAATCCCACTGCTCCCGCCGCTAAAGTGGGGGTTGAAAGCAGCCGACCCTTTGGGGCTTAAAAGGCGTCGCTGCCCAGAGATTTCTACTTTCCTCACGCCAAAAGATTTTTTTGTACTTAGGCTTTATTGCGGGCAAATTCCTGCATAATCGGGCTGAAGGCAAGCATCGTCCCCCGCTCCCCAATCGTCTTGACCAAGCCCTTTGCCTTCAGTTCTTGTAAGGGGACAACATCCTCACGGGTGGGGCGCTGCCCGCTCACCAGCCGTTTCAGCGCGTCGTGTTCACCTTCCCGCAGGGAATCCCAAATCTTTTCACATTCTTTCCACAGCGACGCATTGCGAACGACTAACTGCCCCATTTGCTCAGGGGTTGTGGGCGGTTGTGGGGAATCAACAAGGACTTTGAACGCCGCGCCGATCATCCCCGAATGCCCGCCCGTCACATCAATCAGCATATCACGGGTGATTTTCTTCAACTTGTAGTCGTAGCGCTGCTCCAAATCCAAGACCATCTCTTGGGCGTCTTTGGCGTCATAGGGACCGATGGCATAGGTGTTTGAGGTAAAGAGTTCGTAGAATTCTTCCACTTCCTCTTGGCGATCTATGTGACGTTGGTAGGGCATTTGGCGGCGCGTGGCGACCAGATAGGTCAGTTGGTATTTGCTCTTGTTACGCAGCGCCCGCAGGTTACGGAACAATTGCGCATCGTAATTTTGAAACACAAAGTCGAATTCATCAAAACATAAGGTCAATTTGAAGGGGTACGCCTCAAGAAGGTAGGTGATCCCCGTCATGAGGTGACGGAAGGCGAGATCGCGCTCTTTCGTCACAAGGTCATACATGGGAGCAAGGTCGTTCTGGAAGGCGGAAAGGCGAGGGTGGTTGGCATTGCGCACCAGATCATCCAGCGCACGGGCGATCCCCTCATAAGCGCCCCATGAGGTTTGGTCAAGCCATGAATTGCATTCGACAAGGGCGATGAAGTGATCGTAAGCCTCCCGTCCGAGGTGGTATTCCATCGTCTCTGGGCGGGTCATGTGCAGCAGCAGGCGAGACTTTCCGCAGCTTCCTACGCCCACAACGCCAACACACTCGCCGCGATGGAGGTTCGTCAACACATCACGCACCAATTGAAAACGGTAATCCAGCGTCTGACGACGATTCGGCTCTTTCGGGTTACGGTAGCTGTACACAATGCCCTCGCGCTTTCCAATTTTGGAACGGATGTCCCTTGCCCAGAAAAACTATACCATATCCCCGCAAGGGTGATGTGTGTTGGAGGTGTTAAACTAGAGATCATGATCACCCCAACCATCCTTCCTTACCATGTCCCCTTTTCGCCCGTCCTCAACGCCCTTCAGGAGGCGCTAGGGACGGATGCCAAGCGGCTTTTCCTTGTCGGTGGCGCGGTACGCGATGCCCTGCTGCGCCGTCCGGCAAAAGACCTTGATTTCGCCGTAGCGGGGGATGGTCAGCCCTGGGCGCGGCGGATTGCCAATGCCTTTCAGGGATCGTTCTACCGCCTTGACCCAACACGAGGTGTGGGGCGGGCAATCATCGAGTATGAAGGCGAACGCTATAATGTTGATGTCGCCAGCCAGCGCGGGGACTCCCTTGCTGATGATCTGAGCCGCCGCGATTTCACCCTAAACGCGATTGGCATTGCCCTCAGCGAGATTGACGCCGAACCGCAGCCTTTCCTCGACCCCCTCGGCGGGATCGCTGATCTCACCGCCCGCCGTCTGCGCCTGTGCGCCCCAAGCGCCATTTCTGATGACCCGATTCGGGCGCTGCGGGCAGTCCGTCAGAGCGTCGCCTTCAAATTGCTGATGACCCCAGATACCCTCGCCGCTATTAAACGCGAAGGAGCGTTGTTTCGCCAAACTTCTCCAGAGCGGGTGCGCGATGAGTTTATGGCGATACTTGGGGGGGTACGCCCCCATGTAGCGCTGCGGACGCTGGATATGCTTGGGTTGCTATCCTTGATCATCCCCGAGGTGGACGCAATGCGCGGACTGGCGCAGCGGAAGGCGCACATCTATGATCTCTTGGCGCACACCTACGCTGTGGTGGAGCGCTTGGACGGTGTGTTGACGGTGATCAGCCCCGAACGCACGGACGATACCGCCGCCGACTCTGCGTTGGGGATGATTGTCTACAGCCTAGACCGCTATCGCCGCGCCCTCCAAACCCACCTTGCCCATCTTTTCCCCAATGGACGAAGTGTGCGGGCGCTGCTCATCTTGGCGGCGCTGCTGCATGATTCCGGCAAGCCCTCCGTGCGCAGTGTGGATGCGGACGGCGATCCGCGTTTTTTCGGTCACGAGGCGGCAAGTGCCGAGATCGCCCGCGCCCACGCCGAAGCCCTGCGTCTCAGCAACGAGGAAAGCGAGCGCCTTGTGGGGGTGGTTGCCCGCCACAATCTTATAAGCGATCTGGTGGAAGCTGCTGCACAGGAGGGTGATGCGCTAACGCCGCGCCTGATTCACCGCTATTGGCGGGCGACGGGCGATCTTGGGGGAGTGGATATTTGTCTGCTTGCCCAAGCGGACTATCTGGGAAAGGTGGGGGCAGCCCTGAATGTACACACCTGGCTAGGGCGCTTGCAAGTGATTGAAGCCCTTTTGGATGCCTATGTCAACCACTACGATCAGCGTATTGCCCCACCTCCCCTAGTGAGCGGAACAGATCTCATGAACACACTAGGGCTAACGCCAAGCCCTCAGATTGGACGACTCTTGACCCTTCTGTTGGAAGAACAAGCGGTGGGGACGATCCACACGGCAGAGGAGGCGCTTGCCCTTGCCCGCATCCTCTTGGAAGGGAGCTAAGGGCAGCCATGCGCTGAACCATTTTAATATGTGATCAACTTCTGAATCTGCCATGTACAGGTGGCAAGCACATCGGCAATCCGTTCTCCGGCGTGTCCATCGCCATAGATTGGCTCGCTAGGGTAGCGCCCATGTGACACTTGCGCTTGAATCGCCTCGATCAGAGCCGTGCGGTTGGCGTCCACGTCGATGATGTTTTTCCCGCGTTGGCGCATCGTCTGGCGCGATCCAATGTTGACCGCCGGCGTGCCGATGAACGCCCCTTCCCGAATCGCGCTGCTGGAATTCCCGATCAGGCACGCCGTCCGCCGCATAAGGGCAATGTAGGCATCGGTGGGGAGATTCTTGAAGAAATGAATCTTGGAATCGTCGTAATGTTCGCGGAATTTGCGAATCCCACGCGCCACATCCTCTGAGCCAGCATCGGCGTTGGGCCACAAGGCGATGGTCGGTATACCCAACTTGTGAATTGCCATGAGCGATTCGGTGATCTGCCGTTCACCCTCGCCATATTCCGTCGTCACAGGGTGCTGTGAGAGCAGCAAAAAGGGCTGATTCAGGTCAAAGACGCCGCCCACCCCTTGCGCGAACAGATCAGGACCCAGCCCGTTGGCATCGTTCGTCAAAACCTCTGCTACAAGGTCAATCCGAGGGCAGCCTACAAGGTACACATCGTCGGGGCGTTCGCCTAGCTTGATGATCCGATCCCGCGCATCGGTGCAGGCGGGAAAGTGAATGTGGGCAAATTTCGTCACGGCGTGGCGAATGCTTTCATCAATCGTGCCGGAAACTTCCCCGCCCATGGTATGCGCCAGTGGAATATTCATGTATGCTGCGGCAAGGGTCGTCGCCATCGTCTCAAAGCGATCCCCGACGGTCAGGACAATATCCGGCTGCAAGGACTCAAAAATGGTGGGGAGTTCCAGCAGCCCCAATCCCGTCGATTTCGCCATTGTGCCGGGTGTCTCGCCTTCCACCAGCATGTGAACGCGGGCATCAATGGGAAAACCATCGGCTTCGATCAGTTTGACCACTGCCCCATAGCGATCCAAAAGCGCCGACGCCCCCACAACGACCCGAAGGATGAGGTCAGGGTGCGCTTGAACTGCCCGCATTGCTGATTTGATGCTGCTGTAGTTAGCGCGTGAGCCGACGACGACGCAAATCGTCCGTTTCGTGGGTGTCCTAGTGCTGGCTGTCATGGGATAAGATCGTCTTCTTTGATCAAGGTGTCGGATGGGATAGCGATGCGGGCGCGTTTGCCGATGATTTCTGGGAGGCGGCGGGCAGGAATTCCCGTACCGGGCTTTTTGACTGCCACCATCTCGGCAGTAATCGTCGCCCCGGCGGGGATGGTGATGAGGCTGACAATGCTTTTCTCAAAAATCGCTTTCATCTCGCCTTTGCCCGCCGCCACAAGGTCTTTGTCAAGGCGGGTGTTCAGCATGATTTCTACCGCCCGAATACCGCGCACCATGTCCGCGAATTCGGCTGGCTCTAGCGAGTTTTTCGCATCGCTGCCATACATCAGACGGCTGAAGGTAAAGTGTTTTTCGATGATTGTCGCCCCCACACACACCGCCGCCAGCGGCGCGTAGGGCGTCAGGGTATGGTCGGATAAGCCGACAGGAACACCGTAGCGCGTTTTCATCTCTGCCATGATGTTCAGCCCCACCTCCTCATAGGGGCAGGGGTACTCAGAGGTGCATTGGAGGATTGCCAGATCGGTGTGGTGACGGGTGATCGTCGCCACAGCCTCATCCAACTCTGCCCAACTGCTCATCCCAGAGGAGAGGATAACCGGTTTTCCCGTCTGGGCGATCACCTCCAACATGGGGATATTCGTCACCTCGCCAGAGGGGATTTTGTAGCGCTTCATCCCGATGGAGTCTAGCAGTTCAACAGCGGCAATGGAGAACGGCGAGGACATAAATTCAACGCCATGTGCTTCGCAGTGTGCCTTCAGCTCTAGCCATTTTTCGCGGCTAAAGCCCGTCCGTTGGAAATACTCATAGCGCGGCTCGCCCTTGAAATAAGGGGGCATCGGCGCATCACGGAGGGTTTCTGCCTCTGCAATATGTGTCTGAAATTTGACGACACCTGCCCCGCTTTGGGCGGCGGCTTCAATCAGTTTTTTCGCGTTGCCGAGGCTGCCATCATGAACAGAACCAATTTCGGCAATGATCAAGCAGGGGTGGGTCATGAAGAAGGGAAAATCCTTGCTGAAAGGGAACAGCCATTCATTCATGATCATTATAGCGAAAGCCGAAAGACGACTCAACGGTGCAGTCAATCTGCCCTAGTCCATCACCCCATAGGGACGTCCCCTGGGGTGCCCGCCAGCCCTCATCCCTCTAACCCTTTTTTCCTTGCGAGAGAAGGGGAAAAGCGAACGCCGTCTTTTGCCTTCTAAGCCCCGA from the Anaerolineales bacterium genome contains:
- a CDS encoding serine/threonine protein kinase, with amino-acid sequence MSDLIGATIGNYEITGVIGAGGMATVYSARQKNIRRDVAVKVVKSGVGDAAIMLQRFEREVNTVGALTHPNILKVFDYGEVQGVIYLVMEWQKGGSLAALIKAQTRLDFPLINRLFSQIADALDYAHERGIVHRDLKPQNILIDERGNAILTDFGIAKVSAEMMSLTQTGTAMGTPAYMSPEQWRGETLDARSDVYALGIVLYEMITGSVPFTADTPYAMMHMHVFNPPPSPRLLRPDVPKDVDPVLQMALAKERDGRFNTAGEMAEALSAAFNGRSVGGAARSAPHAAEATAVGISGDLTNPLPITAGEGYSGSSIGMPAPTTALPGDDPPQRRSPVAFLAGIAVLIVAVVGVVALSGRGGAPVVETATLPPTEPPTRAVLQATQNPFLTPSLLAAAGATETLPPTATEKATNTALPTNTVTSRPTNTNTARPTNTVTPPPTKTNTLRPTNTPSPTNRPPTNTKPPTSTPTRTPQRVAAAVPILAETGALRLTDHGFDNLSAVVNAWNIGGDYKLAFKDGVMAMSLRDPLGAAAIHGAGTGIKDGQGALFLFSYSTPIGLRNLYIEMGQYPTTSYHGWNFISDNSNRWAATYCIGLGETTDCTNEFASVTLKPNTWYYLFFRLGTTGRVFIYVWEKENPSAFLLNTGAYPRGSGWSGKLWQPTVYMTGGNTNTILLDTYESYALPAGFAMPSLPPGARVSQAATKTPTPAPTRTPRLTATATPLSPFHSLGVKITTRQEFNSFSEILAGRWSVTGLKIDFEQGVATLKNRVAADYESIYRSEPPLTSGKGLLMRFQSPDGSGAKSFYLSSGEWAKPGYRRLNFTANWSENTWFPYLWGWDSAGKEFTQNPGSSVTLNPNRWYYLFIGVQGAGQFTLAVWESGVAQYALKIVIQPTTNGWAGNDWIRLIELHDGATLKIDMYEEFTMPTGFALPVVPPKMP
- the neuC gene encoding UDP-N-acetylglucosamine 2-epimerase (hydrolyzing), producing MTASTRTPTKRTICVVVGSRANYSSIKSAMRAVQAHPDLILRVVVGASALLDRYGAVVKLIEADGFPIDARVHMLVEGETPGTMAKSTGLGLLELPTIFESLQPDIVLTVGDRFETMATTLAAAYMNIPLAHTMGGEVSGTIDESIRHAVTKFAHIHFPACTDARDRIIKLGERPDDVYLVGCPRIDLVAEVLTNDANGLGPDLFAQGVGGVFDLNQPFLLLSQHPVTTEYGEGERQITESLMAIHKLGIPTIALWPNADAGSEDVARGIRKFREHYDDSKIHFFKNLPTDAYIALMRRTACLIGNSSSAIREGAFIGTPAVNIGSRQTMRQRGKNIIDVDANRTALIEAIQAQVSHGRYPSEPIYGDGHAGERIADVLATCTWQIQKLITY
- a CDS encoding HD domain-containing protein, whose protein sequence is MITPTILPYHVPFSPVLNALQEALGTDAKRLFLVGGAVRDALLRRPAKDLDFAVAGDGQPWARRIANAFQGSFYRLDPTRGVGRAIIEYEGERYNVDVASQRGDSLADDLSRRDFTLNAIGIALSEIDAEPQPFLDPLGGIADLTARRLRLCAPSAISDDPIRALRAVRQSVAFKLLMTPDTLAAIKREGALFRQTSPERVRDEFMAILGGVRPHVALRTLDMLGLLSLIIPEVDAMRGLAQRKAHIYDLLAHTYAVVERLDGVLTVISPERTDDTAADSALGMIVYSLDRYRRALQTHLAHLFPNGRSVRALLILAALLHDSGKPSVRSVDADGDPRFFGHEAASAEIARAHAEALRLSNEESERLVGVVARHNLISDLVEAAAQEGDALTPRLIHRYWRATGDLGGVDICLLAQADYLGKVGAALNVHTWLGRLQVIEALLDAYVNHYDQRIAPPPLVSGTDLMNTLGLTPSPQIGRLLTLLLEEQAVGTIHTAEEALALARILLEGS
- a CDS encoding N-acetylneuraminate synthase family protein, with the translated sequence MTHPCLIIAEIGSVHDGSLGNAKKLIEAAAQSGAGVVKFQTHIAEAETLRDAPMPPYFKGEPRYEYFQRTGFSREKWLELKAHCEAHGVEFMSSPFSIAAVELLDSIGMKRYKIPSGEVTNIPMLEVIAQTGKPVILSSGMSSWAELDEAVATITRHHTDLAILQCTSEYPCPYEEVGLNIMAEMKTRYGVPVGLSDHTLTPYAPLAAVCVGATIIEKHFTFSRLMYGSDAKNSLEPAEFADMVRGIRAVEIMLNTRLDKDLVAAGKGEMKAIFEKSIVSLITIPAGATITAEMVAVKKPGTGIPARRLPEIIGKRARIAIPSDTLIKEDDLIP